A genomic segment from Triticum dicoccoides isolate Atlit2015 ecotype Zavitan chromosome 1A, WEW_v2.0, whole genome shotgun sequence encodes:
- the LOC119287647 gene encoding uncharacterized protein At4g14342 isoform X2 → MQASDRFNINSQLEHLQAKYVGTGHADLTRFEWAVNIQRDSYASYIGHYPMLAYFSIAENESIGRERYEFMQKMLLPCGLPPERDED, encoded by the exons ATGCAG GCTAGCGACAGGTTCAACATCAATTCTCAACTCGAGCATCTCCAAGCCAAATATGTCGGAACAGGGCATGCTGACCTGACCAGATT TGAATGGGCTGTAAATATCCAAAGAGACAGCTATGCATCTTACATTGGACACTACCCGATGTTGGCATATTTTTCCATTGCTGAGAATGAATCTATTGGAAGGGAGCGTTACGAATTTATGCAG AAAATGCTGCTTCCCTGTGGCCTCCCTCCTGAAAGAGACGAAGACTGA
- the LOC119323575 gene encoding (R)-specific enoyl-CoA hydratase-like, translated as MRLARAAPLLVRTAATAATADPAAALKAGDALRARPRRFTEDDVAAYAAVSGDRNPVHLDDAFARGTGGFQRGRVVHGMLVASLFPALIASHFPGAVYASQSLKFAAPVYVGDEVVAQVQALHIKAAGARHIVKFATKCFMADEETLAIDGQAMAFLPTLQLSTEAME; from the exons ATGCGCCTCGCCCGCGCGGCCCCTCTGCTCGTCcgcacggcggcgacggcggccaccGCCGACCCAGCGGCGGCGCTGAAGGCGGGCGACGCGCTGCGCGCGCGTCCGCGGCGGTTCACGGAGGACGACGTGGCGGCGTACGCGGCGGTGAGCGGCGACCGCAACCCCGTCCACCTGGACGACGCCTTCGCCCGCGGGACGGGCGGGTTCCAGCGCGGCCGCGTGGTGCACGGCATGCTCGTCGCCTCCCTCTTCCCCGCCCTCATCGCATCCCACTTC CCTGGGGCCGTGTACGCGAGCCAGTCCCTCAAGTTCGCGGCGCCGGTGTACGTCGGAGACGAGGTGGTCGCGCAGGTGCAGGCGCTCCATATCAAGGCCGCCGGCGCAAGGCACAT CGTCAAGTTCGCCACCAAGTGCTTCATGGCCGATGAAGAGACTCTCGCCATTGACGGCCAGGCCATGGCTTTTCTGCCCACACTGCAGCTCAGCACAGAGGCGATGGAGTGA
- the LOC119287647 gene encoding uncharacterized protein At4g14342 isoform X1, with the protein MQASDRFNINSQLEHLQAKYVGTGHADLTRFEWAVNIQRDSYASYIGHYPMLAYFSIAENESIGRERYEFMQDILFDFYAILGQSHRDYIHHQEEEKRSHNFFRISLRYLVQ; encoded by the exons ATGCAG GCTAGCGACAGGTTCAACATCAATTCTCAACTCGAGCATCTCCAAGCCAAATATGTCGGAACAGGGCATGCTGACCTGACCAGATT TGAATGGGCTGTAAATATCCAAAGAGACAGCTATGCATCTTACATTGGACACTACCCGATGTTGGCATATTTTTCCATTGCTGAGAATGAATCTATTGGAAGGGAGCGTTACGAATTTATGCAG GATATCCTATTTGACTTCTATGCCATACTTGGGCAAAGCCATCGAGACTATATCCATCACCAGGAAGAAGAGAAGCGAAGCCATAATTTCTTTAGGATAAGCCTGAGATATCTAGTACAGTAA